The following proteins are co-located in the Castanea sativa cultivar Marrone di Chiusa Pesio chromosome 8, ASM4071231v1 genome:
- the LOC142608416 gene encoding uncharacterized protein LOC142608416, giving the protein MARGTSQSQSASSSTSRPGVVAPRGSAAATAGMRRRRLGGGSASTNATSGGIGGGAGGGGNMLRFYTDDAPGLKISPTVVLVMSLCFIGFVTALHVFGKLYRRSAAA; this is encoded by the coding sequence ATGGCGCGAGGCACATCACAGTCCCAATCAGCGTCCTCCTCGACCTCGAGGCCCGGCGTCGTGGCTCCGCGCGGCTCTGCGGCCGCGACGGCCGGAATGAGGCGACGTCGGCTCGGCGGAGGGTCCGCTTCCACCAACGCCACCTCCGGCGGGATCGGAGGAGGTGCCGGCGGCGGCGGCAACATGCTGAGGTTCTACACCGACGACGCTCCCGGCCTGAAGATCTCGCCGACCGTCGTGCTCGTCATGAGCCTCTGCTTCATCGGCTTCGTCACCGCGCTCCACGTCTTCGGCAAGCTCTACCGCCGATCCGCCGCCGCTTAA